The Astyanax mexicanus isolate ESR-SI-001 chromosome 7, AstMex3_surface, whole genome shotgun sequence genome has a window encoding:
- the LOC103039757 gene encoding zinc finger CCCH domain-containing protein 6 isoform X1, whose amino-acid sequence MAFVSLFSCPPNPVLDKNMPDSELAGDEREDGELEDGEIDDEGIGIEEKEDDEVAAELVQKDKEKMREKEDKSHRHSQKRHKKIKEKRKSKRRRRDRQKHHSPSSDSSSDSYSSDYDHQERPNSKKNKGTYRDYDEQFEHQDHDHEHSVGHGKPQRSRNSESEDTYDYDEDQNDFSEELSKYKQAKDSNTSSQGKQHKEHVNRQGMNRQQFSGLRGRGRGGRGMGRGHGALNKNKKQKSKTWGHGRGRGGERGGDGAPTEAKGPPSFQKKRPIMSQEFISQHTIEHNGRNICKYFIEGRCIKGDQCKFEHDNVVPGKKKELCKFYVQGYCTKGENCIYMHNEYPCKFFHTGAKCYQGDNCKFSHDPLTEITKELLAKILNTDEDHAHDDELELEDLRKHGIAPIPKPPPGVGLLPTPGSGSPQDGSKKIPSLFEIKVHPTVDLAQKIALRPNFYNSTSPPAGQFQGSEGDAQFIGSAEDMQAGTMMSPGHNHQPPPPVSPGSMGSPSTHFPVPGLPQSPQIQIPPQGFGQGPPLLPNQHFHGNLQHMDHQSLQSSSFQSDIQTQMNMPSEFFKNLFSSHSLGLAEESPSGSMQDPQQGSAGSHSGMQDFLPAVQKVLLLHMNQNQQDSDSHRPDIQGHLPTGRDKDESTNWYSSDDEDGSSVTAILKTLKKQNEMLNTQQPHANFQKLGIAPAPHADPRLHHKDYRASSNDPRVKVEPKLHAHADAAVLDPRMARDPRKMKPAESNSSIKVGSHRPLHHPGSSSSLKAPAGEEDEEGERELREKAVLIPLDPSPRAILRDPRCQIKQFSHIRVDILLQRPAFAHSVVWAAEDLIPLLIPRQDPSINLPLPPLIADAQLNRSLSSPPDHIQSSALGPPDPRLAAARLKEGVTRLNSPPGRTLESRLSVDKPTDPRTHKIDPRISRSASLDSKLPSMREGSSVVGVVDPRLQQGCRTAGSTSQPVASAKPDSEKLPPYAPRLASSSGKGLESPTALLEGISLYDPRNQSLLSSPKWEAEDPQKKVGILKQPVKHGSPPPQHLQAPPHQLAETAAENNSKASDEDSKSQSSSCCQPGQLLPKAELASPCLPTPVAAPALHNLPILPLAGLMRPAYTDPRQNRQSGPTAGAQEVADDDNGHGDKEEDKEGDNKDRLLKDVFKTFDPTASPFCQ is encoded by the exons ATGGCTTTTGTGAGCCTCTTCTCCTGCCCCCCAAACCCCGTTCTTGACAAAAACATGCCAGACTCTGAGCTGGCAGGCGATGAAAG GGAAGACGGTGAACTGGAGGACGGAGAGATAGATGATGAGGGCATTGGAATTGAAGAAAAAGAAGATGATGAAGTTGCTGCAGAACTGGtacaaaaagacaaagaaaaaatgcGGGAAAAAGAAGATAAATCACACCGACACTCACAGAAAAGAcacaagaaaataaaagagaagcGGAagtcaaaaagaagaagaagggacAGACAGAAG CACCACTCTCCTTCCAGTGACTCCAGTTCAGACAGTTATAGCTCTGATTACGACCATCAAGAAAGGcccaacagcaaaaaaaacaaaggcaCTTACCGGGACTATGATGAGCAGTTTGAGCAT CAGGATCATGATCATGAACACAGCGTGGGTCATGGAAAGCCACAAAGATCAAGAAACAGCGAGAGTGAGGACACATATGACTATGATGAAGACCAGAATGACTTTAGTGAGGAACTGTCCAAATACAAGCAAGCAAAGGATTCAAATACTTCCAGCCAAGGAAAACAACATAAAGAGCATGTGAACAGACAAGGCATGAATAGGCAACAGT TTAGTGGCCTGCGTGGTCGAGGTCGTGGTGGCAGAGGGATGGGCAGGGGGCATGGTGCCCTCAATAAGAACAAGAAACAGAAAAGCAAGACCTGGGGCCACGGCCGGGGGAGAGGAGGAGAACGTGGGGGAGATGGAGCACCAACA GAAGCCAAAGGCCCGCCAAGTTTCCAGAAAAAACGTCCTATAATGAGTCAAGAGTTCATCAGTCAGCATACTATTGAGCACAATGGGAGAAACATCTGCAAATATTTCATTGAGGGTAGATGCATCAAG GGGGACCAGTGCAAGTTTGAACACGACAACGTTGTTCCAGGGAAGAAGAAAGAGCTGTGCAAGTTCTATGTTCAGGGATACTGCACGAAAGGGGAAAACTGCATTTACATGCAC AATGAATATCCTTGTAAGTTCTTCCACACAGGAGCGAAGTGCTACCAGGGAGACAACTGCAAATTCTCTCACGATCCTTTAACTGAGATTACCAAGGAGCTGTTAGCCAAG atctTGAACACTGACGAAGATCATGCCCATGATGATGAGCTGGAACTGGAGGATTTGAGAAAGCATGGTATAGCTCCCATACCCAAACCACCACCAGGGGTAGGGCTGCTTCCAACACCTGGCTCAGGGAGCCCCCAGGACGGAAGCAAAAAGATCCCCTCCCTGTTTGAGATCAAAGTACATCCTACTGTGGACTTGGCACAGAAGATTGCTTTAAG GCCCAATTTCTACAACAGTACATCACCCCCTGCTGGACAGTTTCAGGGCAGTGAGGGTGATGCTCAGTTCATCGGTTCTGCAGAGGACATGCAAGCTGGGACCATGATGTCTCCAGGCCACAATCATCAACCCCCACCGCCAGTGTCACCCGGGTCCATGGGTAGCCCATCCACCCACTTTCCAGTCCCAGGTCTTCCCCAAAGCCCCCAGATACAAATCCCACCACAAGGATTTGGGCAGGGCCCTCCTCTACTCCCCAATCAGCACTTCCATGGCAACCTTCAGCACATGGACCATCAGAGCCTGCAGAGTTCATCATTTCAGTCTGACATTCAGACACAGATGAACATGCCCTCAGAGTTTTTTAAGAACTTGTTCAGCAGCCACTCCCTTGGTTTAGCAG AAGAGAGTCCATCAGGGTCCATGCAGGACCCCCAACAGGGCAGTGCTGGGTCCCACAGTGGCATGCAGGACTTTTTGCCTGCTGTTCAGAAAGTCCTGCTTCTGCACATGAACCAGAACCAGCAGGACTCGGATTCTCACAGACCAGACATTCAGGGCCATTTACCCACTGGCAGAGACAAAG ATGAAAGTACAAATTGGTACTCtagtgatgatgaagatggcaGCAGTGTGACTGCAATCTTAAAGACTCTTAAAAAACAGAACGAAATGCTGAACACGCAGCAGCCACATGCTAACTTCCAGAAGCTCGGCATCGCCCCAGCCCCTCATGCTGACCCCAGACTACACCACAAGGACTACAGGGCTTCGTCTAATGACCCCAGAGTGAAGGTCGAACCTAAGCTGCATGCTCATGCTGATGCTGCTGTTCTGGACCCCAGGATGGCCCGAGACCCGCGCAAGATGAAACCAGCAGAGTCAAATTCCTCCATAAAGGTGGGTTCTCACCGCCCCCTTCACCACCCAGGCTCTTCCTCATCTCTGAAGGCTCCTGCtggagaggaggatgaggagggagagagggagctgAGAGAGAAAGCTGTCTTGATCCCATTGGATCCCAGTCCTAGGGCTATACTGAGGGACCCTCGCTGTCAGATCAAGCAGTTCAGCCACATTCGGGTCGATATCCTCCTTCAGCGGCCTGCCTTCGCTCACAGTGTAGTGTGGGCAGCAGAAGACCTCATCCCACTGCTGATTCCCAGGCAGGATCCCTCTATTAACCTGCCTCTGCCACCCCTCATTGCGGACGCCCAGCTGAATCGTAGCCTCTCGTCTCCACCGGACCACATCCAGTCTTCTGCGCTAGGCCCTCCAGACCCTCGTCTTGCAGCTGCCCGCCTGAAAGAGGGTGTAACTAGACTGAATAGCCCTCCTGGCAGGACTCTCGAGTCTCGTCTCAGTGTGGACAAGCCAACAGACCCCCGCACCCACAAGATAGATCCCAGGATCAGTCGTTCGGCAAGTCTAGATTCTAAGCTGCCTTCTATGAGAGAGGGTTCCTCTGTGGTTGGGGTGGTGGATCCAAGGTTGCAGCAAGGTTGTAGGACAGCTGGGTCCACCAGTCAACCAGTTGCTTCTGCAAAACCAGATTCTGAGAAGCTGCCACCCTACGCCCCTCGTCTGGCCTCCTCCAGCGGAAAAGGTCTGGAAAGCCCAACAGCACTGCTCGAAGGTATCAGTTTGTATGATCCTCGCAACCAAAGCTTACTCTCGTCCCCCAAATGGGAGGCTGAGGATCCTCAGAAAAAGGTGGGCATCCTAAAGCAGCCGGTAAAACATGGCAGCCCTCCACCTCAACATCTCCAAGCACCACCCCACCAATTAGCAGAAACAGCAGCTGAAAACAACAGCAAAGCTTCTGATGAAGACTCTAAAAGTCAGAGCAGCAGCTGCTGCCAGCCAGGTCAGCTCCTGCCCAAAGCAGAGCTGGCATCTCCCTGCCTGCCCACCCCCGTGGCCGCACCTGCTTTGCATAATTTACCCATACTGCCACTGGCAGGGCTGATGCGACCAGCATACACAGACCCTCGCCAAAACCGGCAGAGCGGACCGACCGCCGGAGCCCAAGAGGTTGCAGATGATGATAACGGTCATGGTGATAAAGAAGAAGATAAGGAAGGAGACAACAAGGACAGGCTACTTAAGGATGTGTTCAAGACCTTTGATCCCACAGCTTCACCATTCTGTCAGTAA
- the LOC103039757 gene encoding zinc finger CCCH domain-containing protein 6 isoform X2 yields MAFVSLFSCPPNPVLDKNMPDSELAGDEREDGELEDGEIDDEGIGIEEKEDDEVAAELVQKDKEKMREKEDKSHRHSQKRHKKIKEKRKSKRRRRDRQKHHSPSSDSSSDSYSSDYDHQERPNSKKNKGTYRDYDEQFEHDHDHEHSVGHGKPQRSRNSESEDTYDYDEDQNDFSEELSKYKQAKDSNTSSQGKQHKEHVNRQGMNRQQFSGLRGRGRGGRGMGRGHGALNKNKKQKSKTWGHGRGRGGERGGDGAPTEAKGPPSFQKKRPIMSQEFISQHTIEHNGRNICKYFIEGRCIKGDQCKFEHDNVVPGKKKELCKFYVQGYCTKGENCIYMHNEYPCKFFHTGAKCYQGDNCKFSHDPLTEITKELLAKILNTDEDHAHDDELELEDLRKHGIAPIPKPPPGVGLLPTPGSGSPQDGSKKIPSLFEIKVHPTVDLAQKIALRPNFYNSTSPPAGQFQGSEGDAQFIGSAEDMQAGTMMSPGHNHQPPPPVSPGSMGSPSTHFPVPGLPQSPQIQIPPQGFGQGPPLLPNQHFHGNLQHMDHQSLQSSSFQSDIQTQMNMPSEFFKNLFSSHSLGLAEESPSGSMQDPQQGSAGSHSGMQDFLPAVQKVLLLHMNQNQQDSDSHRPDIQGHLPTGRDKDESTNWYSSDDEDGSSVTAILKTLKKQNEMLNTQQPHANFQKLGIAPAPHADPRLHHKDYRASSNDPRVKVEPKLHAHADAAVLDPRMARDPRKMKPAESNSSIKVGSHRPLHHPGSSSSLKAPAGEEDEEGERELREKAVLIPLDPSPRAILRDPRCQIKQFSHIRVDILLQRPAFAHSVVWAAEDLIPLLIPRQDPSINLPLPPLIADAQLNRSLSSPPDHIQSSALGPPDPRLAAARLKEGVTRLNSPPGRTLESRLSVDKPTDPRTHKIDPRISRSASLDSKLPSMREGSSVVGVVDPRLQQGCRTAGSTSQPVASAKPDSEKLPPYAPRLASSSGKGLESPTALLEGISLYDPRNQSLLSSPKWEAEDPQKKVGILKQPVKHGSPPPQHLQAPPHQLAETAAENNSKASDEDSKSQSSSCCQPGQLLPKAELASPCLPTPVAAPALHNLPILPLAGLMRPAYTDPRQNRQSGPTAGAQEVADDDNGHGDKEEDKEGDNKDRLLKDVFKTFDPTASPFCQ; encoded by the exons ATGGCTTTTGTGAGCCTCTTCTCCTGCCCCCCAAACCCCGTTCTTGACAAAAACATGCCAGACTCTGAGCTGGCAGGCGATGAAAG GGAAGACGGTGAACTGGAGGACGGAGAGATAGATGATGAGGGCATTGGAATTGAAGAAAAAGAAGATGATGAAGTTGCTGCAGAACTGGtacaaaaagacaaagaaaaaatgcGGGAAAAAGAAGATAAATCACACCGACACTCACAGAAAAGAcacaagaaaataaaagagaagcGGAagtcaaaaagaagaagaagggacAGACAGAAG CACCACTCTCCTTCCAGTGACTCCAGTTCAGACAGTTATAGCTCTGATTACGACCATCAAGAAAGGcccaacagcaaaaaaaacaaaggcaCTTACCGGGACTATGATGAGCAGTTTGAGCAT GATCATGATCATGAACACAGCGTGGGTCATGGAAAGCCACAAAGATCAAGAAACAGCGAGAGTGAGGACACATATGACTATGATGAAGACCAGAATGACTTTAGTGAGGAACTGTCCAAATACAAGCAAGCAAAGGATTCAAATACTTCCAGCCAAGGAAAACAACATAAAGAGCATGTGAACAGACAAGGCATGAATAGGCAACAGT TTAGTGGCCTGCGTGGTCGAGGTCGTGGTGGCAGAGGGATGGGCAGGGGGCATGGTGCCCTCAATAAGAACAAGAAACAGAAAAGCAAGACCTGGGGCCACGGCCGGGGGAGAGGAGGAGAACGTGGGGGAGATGGAGCACCAACA GAAGCCAAAGGCCCGCCAAGTTTCCAGAAAAAACGTCCTATAATGAGTCAAGAGTTCATCAGTCAGCATACTATTGAGCACAATGGGAGAAACATCTGCAAATATTTCATTGAGGGTAGATGCATCAAG GGGGACCAGTGCAAGTTTGAACACGACAACGTTGTTCCAGGGAAGAAGAAAGAGCTGTGCAAGTTCTATGTTCAGGGATACTGCACGAAAGGGGAAAACTGCATTTACATGCAC AATGAATATCCTTGTAAGTTCTTCCACACAGGAGCGAAGTGCTACCAGGGAGACAACTGCAAATTCTCTCACGATCCTTTAACTGAGATTACCAAGGAGCTGTTAGCCAAG atctTGAACACTGACGAAGATCATGCCCATGATGATGAGCTGGAACTGGAGGATTTGAGAAAGCATGGTATAGCTCCCATACCCAAACCACCACCAGGGGTAGGGCTGCTTCCAACACCTGGCTCAGGGAGCCCCCAGGACGGAAGCAAAAAGATCCCCTCCCTGTTTGAGATCAAAGTACATCCTACTGTGGACTTGGCACAGAAGATTGCTTTAAG GCCCAATTTCTACAACAGTACATCACCCCCTGCTGGACAGTTTCAGGGCAGTGAGGGTGATGCTCAGTTCATCGGTTCTGCAGAGGACATGCAAGCTGGGACCATGATGTCTCCAGGCCACAATCATCAACCCCCACCGCCAGTGTCACCCGGGTCCATGGGTAGCCCATCCACCCACTTTCCAGTCCCAGGTCTTCCCCAAAGCCCCCAGATACAAATCCCACCACAAGGATTTGGGCAGGGCCCTCCTCTACTCCCCAATCAGCACTTCCATGGCAACCTTCAGCACATGGACCATCAGAGCCTGCAGAGTTCATCATTTCAGTCTGACATTCAGACACAGATGAACATGCCCTCAGAGTTTTTTAAGAACTTGTTCAGCAGCCACTCCCTTGGTTTAGCAG AAGAGAGTCCATCAGGGTCCATGCAGGACCCCCAACAGGGCAGTGCTGGGTCCCACAGTGGCATGCAGGACTTTTTGCCTGCTGTTCAGAAAGTCCTGCTTCTGCACATGAACCAGAACCAGCAGGACTCGGATTCTCACAGACCAGACATTCAGGGCCATTTACCCACTGGCAGAGACAAAG ATGAAAGTACAAATTGGTACTCtagtgatgatgaagatggcaGCAGTGTGACTGCAATCTTAAAGACTCTTAAAAAACAGAACGAAATGCTGAACACGCAGCAGCCACATGCTAACTTCCAGAAGCTCGGCATCGCCCCAGCCCCTCATGCTGACCCCAGACTACACCACAAGGACTACAGGGCTTCGTCTAATGACCCCAGAGTGAAGGTCGAACCTAAGCTGCATGCTCATGCTGATGCTGCTGTTCTGGACCCCAGGATGGCCCGAGACCCGCGCAAGATGAAACCAGCAGAGTCAAATTCCTCCATAAAGGTGGGTTCTCACCGCCCCCTTCACCACCCAGGCTCTTCCTCATCTCTGAAGGCTCCTGCtggagaggaggatgaggagggagagagggagctgAGAGAGAAAGCTGTCTTGATCCCATTGGATCCCAGTCCTAGGGCTATACTGAGGGACCCTCGCTGTCAGATCAAGCAGTTCAGCCACATTCGGGTCGATATCCTCCTTCAGCGGCCTGCCTTCGCTCACAGTGTAGTGTGGGCAGCAGAAGACCTCATCCCACTGCTGATTCCCAGGCAGGATCCCTCTATTAACCTGCCTCTGCCACCCCTCATTGCGGACGCCCAGCTGAATCGTAGCCTCTCGTCTCCACCGGACCACATCCAGTCTTCTGCGCTAGGCCCTCCAGACCCTCGTCTTGCAGCTGCCCGCCTGAAAGAGGGTGTAACTAGACTGAATAGCCCTCCTGGCAGGACTCTCGAGTCTCGTCTCAGTGTGGACAAGCCAACAGACCCCCGCACCCACAAGATAGATCCCAGGATCAGTCGTTCGGCAAGTCTAGATTCTAAGCTGCCTTCTATGAGAGAGGGTTCCTCTGTGGTTGGGGTGGTGGATCCAAGGTTGCAGCAAGGTTGTAGGACAGCTGGGTCCACCAGTCAACCAGTTGCTTCTGCAAAACCAGATTCTGAGAAGCTGCCACCCTACGCCCCTCGTCTGGCCTCCTCCAGCGGAAAAGGTCTGGAAAGCCCAACAGCACTGCTCGAAGGTATCAGTTTGTATGATCCTCGCAACCAAAGCTTACTCTCGTCCCCCAAATGGGAGGCTGAGGATCCTCAGAAAAAGGTGGGCATCCTAAAGCAGCCGGTAAAACATGGCAGCCCTCCACCTCAACATCTCCAAGCACCACCCCACCAATTAGCAGAAACAGCAGCTGAAAACAACAGCAAAGCTTCTGATGAAGACTCTAAAAGTCAGAGCAGCAGCTGCTGCCAGCCAGGTCAGCTCCTGCCCAAAGCAGAGCTGGCATCTCCCTGCCTGCCCACCCCCGTGGCCGCACCTGCTTTGCATAATTTACCCATACTGCCACTGGCAGGGCTGATGCGACCAGCATACACAGACCCTCGCCAAAACCGGCAGAGCGGACCGACCGCCGGAGCCCAAGAGGTTGCAGATGATGATAACGGTCATGGTGATAAAGAAGAAGATAAGGAAGGAGACAACAAGGACAGGCTACTTAAGGATGTGTTCAAGACCTTTGATCCCACAGCTTCACCATTCTGTCAGTAA